The DNA segment CCCCCACCCCCTTCTAATGTAATGGGTCTGACATGAATTTCAGCCAATAGCAAAGAATgtgctgaaaaaaaaaatatagatatattaGAGGGTGTATTGTTAGCATTCCTCTTAAATGAAGACCCTGCTCTTGACAGCTTGGCAGGAGTGGGCTCTTCCATATAATATTTACATCACATTTTCTTCAAAGTCTATAATAACCTCAGTTCTTGACAACATTTAAATTGTAATAACTAGTTAAGTTGTAACCGTATTCTTATTTGTCCTCATATCATATAATGAGTTCTTAATGCAAGTTGTTACTGAATTTTATTTGTCCTCCATATAGATAACTGAGTGCTAGCTGAGCAAAGTCAGCCCCTTGTAGATATTATCAATTATCTAACTAAAACATCTCAGTGATTCCAGTTTCCATAACTGAAATGTAATATTCTTGGTATCATAATTCTCACATGCACATTACCTACTTGACACCAAGATGAAGTGGCAGTAACACCAATATGCCAGTTAATTATTACCTATAAGGAATTCTACTAGGAAATACATAGTTTTAGCTGCAACTACACAGAAAAAGGTAGGAAGACAAAAGTGAGCAAAACTTCCACACAAGGTATGCCATAACCATCAGATCAGGTAGCACATGCAGGATTGATGGTAAGTAAACATAAAGCACGTCACTTAATTCTGCTAATGAAGAAAATTTGACACATTACCTGATTCTGACCCAACCAACTGGCATAGTCAAGATCAATTTGTTTAGCAGGAATGCTAGCATCTATTAGAAGGAATACTGAAACTAAGGTTGAGCGGTTAAGGAaatagtccttggtgaattttTCCCAATCCATCCTAAGTTCATGTGGTGCAGATGCATACCTAATGACAAGAACATAATGGCAAATAAATGTCATTGGCTTAAGAATAACAAGATCATATTATTCATCAATAGTTATCCTTAAAAAACAGTATAAATTAGCATTTAAATAAAGGCAAAAGAAATGTCAAAACAGAGCTTGAGCACTTCAGGGACTCATGTGGATAATGTATCACAGAAAAAGcctttataaaaatcataagacAACACATCAACATATGAAATTATTTGCAACCTTGAATATTTAATCAGTCAACCTAAGAGAAGTAAAAACACAATTGAAGTCTGACACTCAAATTTCATCAACAACATTTGCACAGCATACTagtccaacaacaacaacaacaacaacaacgccttatcccactaggtggggtcggctacatggatcaacttctgccataatgttctatcaagtaccatacttttatccaaaccattaatttcgagatcctttttgataacctctcttatagtcttttgacactgtactcgagccatacagcgcgttgcttcagggcaacgacctagcattcacattattacgtaattgatccatgtcatagagattcACATTATCCACAGCATACTAGTCCATTGATATCAAATATACTAGTCAATATTTCCAATCTTTAAGACTTCACAGAGGCCAGAATCTTTAACATACTGTGAGAGTATAGCAGGAGTATATGTGGTAGCAAGTCATACCCATAACCAGGCAAATCAACCAGGTACCAGCTATTATTAATCCGAAAATGGTTTATACATTGTGTTTTGCctgcaaaaaattgaaaacagacaATTTAATACTGTCAATAAATGCATAGAACAAAGAATAATGTGAactacaataaattaaaaatcactttaTTATGTCTCAACACTGTGAATGCACTGATGCTATTATACTATATCCAGCACCTTAATAACCAATATTAGCCATTACTTGATTCTTTATAGTTTATACAATATCACCTAATCCCTACAAAACTCCCTTACCTTTGTCTGCATTGAATTCCAATCCACCAATTCATAAAACTCCATCCCTCCAAAAATACCCTAACCCTAATCTAGAGCAACAAATCCTCTCTCCTACCTCATCATAGAAACGGTTCAGATGCTTGAATACACGTAAATCTAAAATCTAACACGTCATTTTCAAATAAGTCACATTCAACCTTtcaacacaatttttttctttacactGCACAGAAAACgataatttaaaaaaggatTCGTTGTAATAATAATGGCTAACCGGGTTTCTTCGAAGTTAAGGCGAGTTTCTTGCGGCGGACGAGGGAATTAAGGAGCGAGGATTTGCCGACGTTGGAGCGGCCAACGAGAGCGAACTCGGGAATTCCATCGGAGGGACAGTCTTCAGTCTTCACACTGCTTTTCACAAACTCGGCCTGCAATACCTGAGCATCGTTGGCGTAGTTACTCAGCAGAATGTTAGAACCGTTCAAGACTCTTGAACTTTCGAGGGACACGGTGGTCTCCGGCGGAACGAAGAGCTTCTCGAGGGATAGCTCTGTGGGGGAAGGGTTAACGGTTAAGGGTTGTGAGGTTGTGAGAGTGGATTTGGGTGGGCGTAAGAGGGTGGTTTTGGAGTAGGTTCGACGAGGGAGGGAGTGAGATAAGGTAACGAGGTAGAGAGGAAACCTTGGGAGGTATAGAAGGACCATTTCACTGTGTTTTTTGTTATCTCTGTGCACAAGTTAGGGACTCTCAGCAAAAATATCTTGGGCACTGCAGTGTTACTCCAAAACCCCGTTTGGATGATCATAAACTTTAGGGAAAAAAATAGACCAAGGAGAACAGATTTCGATCAGCtaattatgttttgtttggatGGTGAAAATCtctgagagaaaaaaattgagtgaagaaaaagagaatcagtgaaaaattgaatttttttaaatcatttgcattaaaaaaataaaaagtatatgttgtaatttgtaaagacgtatttttctttaacaattatttcataatataaaagaaaaaaaataaatgttattctaattttttttaatgagttcttcaactttttcttttctccacaaaatatttttaggcTAAAGAAGAAGATTTTTTGTGCgtgattatttttcatttccccGCAACAGTTGCATCATAATGCTTATTTTTATAGATCATGAGATATTTGTATCATCTTTGCACTTTAGATTTATAATTAGTCAATCCTTAAATTTCGAGTATAAAACATAATTCATTTAATAGTCCCGCATGCGATATGCAAAGCAACATCCCCTCAGAGTGTGCTCCATTATTTCCTCACAAATATTGCATAGAAGGATAAATGATGGGCATTAAGGCCACGAGATTGATGGAGTTAGATGGGATTGTTGTCTCTTTCATTATCTCTTAGTtcacatgaaataaaatttgatcaacAATTACTCTCCTTGCGTTGGATTTAGCTTGAGTTGGTGCCTTTAGGCTCATTCTTTTtgtaactaaaataaaattagaggaTACTAGACTATGAGAGCTAGTTGaggattatttgttattttttcccTGTGATTGTGTTGCAAAATTGCTTTTGGCATGTGGTGAGTAATCTTAGGCCCGTGGGATTACAAATGttatctaaaattatattttttagccATGTATGGTCATTTTAAACATGCATAtcgtcatttttttttctcttctaacaCACTCTGCCTTTTTTCCAATGACCCCTCATGATGATCATTCAAGGGTCTGTTTTTTTGGCTTTGCCTCCTTGACATGATCGTGCTTTCCTACTCCACCTCTGGTTTCATGTTAAACAGTATAATGGGCAACCCTGTGCGTGTTTTCCAAAATCATACTTGGTTAGTTGTCACCATCGACCCTTGGTGAGATGAAACCattgttttagttttatcaaatacCACTTTCAATGGCAATATCTGCCACGACAAAAATAAATACAGTTCCACCCAAATTCtaacaaatattttcttttattggatAAGGTGAAACATTTTACTCTCACTGTAGTCCCAAGAACATAACTTCGTTGAGAAACCTATTATTGTATACAGGACGGATCTACTTGTTGTATTGTGGGGGCAATTggcccactttttttttttatttatatacgtgtaagaaaaaaaatcttctccATAAAAAATATAGGTATTGTTCTTAtaagataatatttaaaaaatatacaaaaaaataataaattgatactaatttttctattttattattttatttttagaattttaattactattttgtttttttaatttattttttatgtttaatttgactttttagttttaaaaggtTCAACTaggttctttattttttaaaataagtttaatttgatatcatttttttcatcaccttcaaatattttcaaaaaaatgagATCAAATTAAATCCATTCTAAAAAagacctaattaaaaataaagggactaaattgaatttagtatatataaattaagggatcaaattgaatcttttaaaaataaaaaagactaaattgaacctaaaaaaattagaagagcaAAATAATAACCTAATTTTTAATACTCCAACTCATCTAATAGACATTCAATACAGGACAAcgatttatttataacttaCATCATATGTTTTCATTTTAGTGATTACACCCCAATTTCCAAATAAAGCAAGAAATAGGTTAAGATAACTTGTCATTTAAGATGtttctttataattatttttgtaaaatagttTACCAACAACAGTTTACATAAGTGATAGGGACTTGTGTTATTTAATCAATTGATtcttgatttgaatattaaatgaACCTTTAGTATAGAATAAACTGTGTtagaatttgaatatttaacttgTGAGTTCTTGATTCCTACCTAAAATTAATCATCACTTTGAATAGAAACTACTTAATACAATATCatgatcaataaaaaataaaaaaaaatgattggatgattatttaattatatatatagatatatgtttttataatatcaacaataaaacaactagaacattaaaaatgcatagaaaataattatagtttataaaagtctaagtattttgaattattcttttatcatatgtattttataaaaacttatgtcataaaggaaaattataatttatcataatattatgtgtttttttaattgaagggtatcaaataacaagaaaaattttaaGAACATGCAGGgctcacataattttttttgcattaaCTTGTGAAAACCCCCGAAGAAATGAAATGTAAAGCGACATCCAATGATTATGTTAgtctttgcaatttttttaagtatgttttcttattataataataataataacaataataataatttatccttttcttttttatcaaacaagtttaatttaaatattttatctttccaACCAAACAAtctatgtttttattatatttctcatctatttttttattttcttttctcttcaacctactttttttcttcctctactTTTTTCTCTCCTACTAAACACAGCCTAAGTCTTAAAGAGGCCGTGTTAATTTTAGTCtatttattaattgatttaatatttaataaaaaatattaagataataGTGCATAAAGCATCACATCAATATATACGGACCTACCGATATAATGgaatatcaatttatttatttatttattattattattagtactaTTTTTTAACATCGTTTCTAGAAAGTAATGAAAcgtgatttattttattttatttgcagTGTCGCAAAAAACATGGCTTAGAACTTAGAAGTGGAAGAGAGTCCAATACAGGCAATCAGATCTCGCCACTTCAGCCTCTCATACGTCGAAAGTATATGCACcatgtgcatttttttcttaattttttttggtatcgTTTCTTTCCACCAGACACGGTAATTTCTAATTTCCATCTCACCAAATCCTGACTCcattttttgattaaaaaaattaattattgtagcTACGATTACCGATCACTCTTCTATCTTCGTTCAGATCTCACTTTCTCTGAAGAAGCAAAGAGTCGATCTAACCGTGTCGTCGTTCCACTCAACTTTCAGTGGCTATGGCTCCACCGCCTCCGCAGTCTCATCGATCGCCCTCACCGTCGCAACCGTCAGGGTCAGTTCCCaaatcaacttttctttctttttctttatctgaATGATTCACAATTTCAATATTGGGCTCATCTACGGAAGCAAGTACATAACAATTGCCGCCTTTATCTCGCAACATGCATTAGACAAATAGGAAATTTCGCGTGTTTTGGTTTTACCTCACAGCATGCCTTCAAATGTTTGAACGCGCACTTCGCTTTGCTCTCATTAACAATAGAGATCCAATGCCGTTGAGTTTTGTCCTATTTGGCGTACAATTATGCAATCTACAGTGCTTGTGTGTTATGACTTAAGTAGTTGAGTTCTGTATACCGAGCCAGAGGGTGACTTGGCATAGTTTCTCGCGGATTCATCAACTTTGCGTTATCTCTTCCATTTCAGAAACTTGTTTCTGGAATGAGGAAAGGAGCTATGTTAACTACATTGAGTTGGTGCAttagctttatatatatatatatatatatatatatatatattaacctcAAATGTGCTCTTGATATTGTTCTCCAATCAGAATTGGAGTTTCATTTCAGTTGATCTATGTTGACGTTTAATGCAAACTTTTATTACATAGAGCATGTTTGGTTTGTAGTTGAAATTGTTGCGACGCGTGTTCCAATTCAGATCCAACGGATTAaagcaaaatgaaaacaaaaacaagggTCCTATCCTTTGGCAGAATGAATTTTGCCCCAAAAGTCATTTT comes from the Glycine soja cultivar W05 chromosome 6, ASM419377v2, whole genome shotgun sequence genome and includes:
- the LOC114415108 gene encoding GTP-binding protein At2g22870-like, with protein sequence MVLLYLPRFPLYLVTLSHSLPRRTYSKTTLLRPPKSTLTTSQPLTVNPSPTELSLEKLFVPPETTVSLESSRVLNGSNILLSNYANDAQVLQAEFVKSSVKTEDCPSDGIPEFALVGRSNVGKSSLLNSLVRRKKLALTSKKPGKTQCINHFRINNSWYLVDLPGYGYASAPHELRMDWEKFTKDYFLNRSTLVSVFLLIDASIPAKQIDLDYASWLGQNQIPMTLIFTKCDKRKKKKNGGKRPEDNVNDFQDLIRGFFQSVPPWIMTSSVTNQGRDEILLHMAQLRNYWLKH